The following are encoded together in the Lactuca sativa cultivar Salinas chromosome 1, Lsat_Salinas_v11, whole genome shotgun sequence genome:
- the LOC111910757 gene encoding 14-3-3-like protein: MALSARDQNVYMAKLAEQAERYDEMVEFMEKVTDELTVEERNLLSVAYKNVIGARRASWRIISSIEQKEESRGNEDHVTVIKDYRSKIEAELSKICDGILKLLDSRLIPSASSGDSKVFYLKMKGDYHRYLAEFKTGGERKEAAESTLTAYKSAQDIANTELAPTHPIRLGLALNFSVFYYEILNSPDRACNLAKQAFDEAIAELDTLGEESYKDSTLIMQLLRDNLTLWTSDMQEDGADEIKEAAPKQSEEQQQQ, from the exons ATGGCGTTGTCGGCGCGTGACCAGAATGTCTACATGGCCAAGCTCGCAGAACAGGCGGAACGGTACGACGAAATGGTTGAATTCATGGAGAAAGTCACCGATGAACTCACCGTCGAAGAACGGAATCTCCTTTCCGTTGCCTATAAGAATGTGATCGGCGCTCGGCGTGCTTCCTGGCGTATCATCTCGTCGATCGAGCAGAAAGAGGAGTCGCGTGGTAATGAGGATCACGTGACTGTGATCAAGGACTACAGATCGAAGATCGAAGCGGAGCTCTCGAAAATATGCGACGGTATTTTGAAGCTGCTTGACTCGAGACTCATTCCTTCGGCATCTTCAGGCGATTCAAAGGTGTTTTATCTTAAAATGAAGGGAGATTATCATCGTTACCTTGCTGAGTTTAAAACCGGCGGTGAACGTAAAGAAGCCGCCGAGAGCACTCTCACTGCCTACAAGTCCGCTCAG GATATTGCGAACACTGAACTTGCCCCAACACACCCGATTCGCCTTGGACTGGCTCTCAATTTCTCTGTGTTTTATTATGAGATTTTGAACTCTCCAGATCGAGCTTGTAACCTTGCGAAACAG GCCTTTGATGAAGCAATCGCTGAGTTGGACACATTGGGTGAAGAATCCTACAAAGATAGCACTTTGATCATGCAACTCCTCCGTGATAACCTCACTCTTTGGACCTCTGATATGCAG GAGGATGGAGCTGATGAGATTAAGGAAGCAGCTCCAAAGCAAAGTGAAGAACAACAACAGCAGTGA